The Euphorbia lathyris chromosome 4, ddEupLath1.1, whole genome shotgun sequence genomic interval ATATCAGAGAATATGGATACTCCATGGTCTGACTTGCCTGATCAAACGATTGAAAATGTTTTATCTAGCAGTCCCTTACTTCATAAGTTGGAATTAACAGACTATGGATTACCGGAAAGTCGTTCTTCTGATCGGCTCGTTATTGCTTCAAAATCTTTGAAAAAATTAGTTTTGGGAGCAACCcataatacttttgattttgaaatttcatgtccaaaACTTGAGGAATTAGATTTTTATCGATTTGTGCCGTGTGTATATTCTTCTTTTGAAGTTTAGATTCTAAATCTCCATGGGAGCGATGTTTGGCAATGAAGATTTTTGGGCAGCTTCAACATATGAAGCTGCTTGAAATTGGAAGCTGGGTTATCAAGGTAACTTATAAAGCTTTTCCTTCTTGTTGTTTGGATGTAGATTCTTATTATTCCTgcattttcatttttgttaCGTTTGAACTTTGAAGATTCTATCAGCTTTGGAGATGGAAGGTCTATCTTCTCCTTTATTAAATTGCAAATGTTCGACTGTGGATGGTACTAATTTTGATGAGGACCTGCCTGGAATAATATGTGCAATTCGCAGTTCACCTATGCTTGAAAAATTAGTTATAAAGTTGCAGCATATTAAGGTATGATTTGtttcaatcaatcgtaacttcAATTCTAATCCAAGGTGGTAACTTGGTAGTTTAATGAGTTCATAAATTAAATCATAGCATCAAAATTGATTGTCATGCCAATTATATTTGATTTCCATGTGCCATCCTTTAAGTTTTTGGGCTAACAAACTCTATCTATAGTCTCGAAGCACTGGAACGCTTCGGGACTTGAATGATCGCAGGAGCAAGAAGAACTACTGGGATTCAAATGGAACTGTTTTCAATTGTTCAATGTCAAATTTGAAGACTCTTAAGATTATTGGGCTCTCATGGAAAGATGATAAACATAAACTTGTGTTCAAATTTGTTGAGTTCCTACTGAAGAATGGAAGAATGCTGGACAAGGTAGTCATCATTTTACCAGATTGTGGAACAGGAATTCCGTTCgaagtttctaaaaaaatgttAAGCTTCCAAAGATGTTTTCCGCATACAACTATTGAGTTGCTAAGTTCTAACTAGCTAGGTATGTTCAAATATGTAGAACATGTTAAAAGTTTTAGCAGCTTTGATGTATGCTTTTGTACTTAGCTCATATAGTTGGAGGTTGTCTTGTGTGTCTGATGATTATGTTACATGACTTTAATTAGCTTAAATTAATTTTCGCTATCGATACCAAATAGAAGTTCTTGCCTAGTAAACTACGTTCATACATTGCATTTCTGTTATTTACTGATTCAGATCCATGATGATGGACATAGTTAATGTTGGAAAGATTGAAATAGGAGGATATGAGATTGAAATTTTTACCCATGAATGGTGAATTATATGTCTAAATATATCCGTGCCTCCATatactttttcatttttatcttCCCAACCAAACTGCATATAGCTTTAGTTGATTTCTGGATTGTGTGAAACTCATGGGGTCCTGCTGCGTCAGGACGGAGTAGACCGATCATATCCTATCAAAAACGGCCAAGACATCCATAATCCTAGTCGCTCTATCTTCAGCAAGGCCGTCCCTAAATGTGATGATTGCTCTCTATCATCTCTTGTGAATCCTCTAGCTTCTATGAGTGTTTCTGCGTTCTGTCTGTTTTGCGTTTCGTTTTTTTCTCATTTCCATTACAGTTTCCTAACTATGTTTTCTTAAAAATAACGGTATCCGTTTCTGGTTCTGTTTCATATCCTCATGTGCAACATAGATTCTGCTTATTTATTTCAGCAGTTGCAGCTGTCACTTTTTTTTGGCCTCCACTTTCGCTATCAACTGATTTTCTCGATTTTGAGTTGTTCTTTGTCAGTTCTATGTTTATCTATCTCTATTTCCGGTTGATCTTTTTCCCTTAA includes:
- the LOC136225462 gene encoding probable F-box protein At1g60180, whose product is MDQNNSEEESVGASSVDDTEQESGGSSSEDDTERAGNKRLKLQGEEDRISAFPDSLIQHILIFDSTDSKSPWERCLAMKIFGQLQHMKLLEIGSWVIKILSALEMEGLSSPLLNCKCSTVDGTNFDEDLPGIICAIRSSPMLEKLVIKLQHIKSRSTGTLRDLNDRRSKKNYWDSNGTVFNCSMSNLKTLKIIGLSWKDDKHKLVFKFVEFLLKNGRMLDKVVIILPDCGTGIPFEVSKKMLSFQRCFPHTTIELLSSN